The sequence below is a genomic window from Acidobacteriota bacterium.
CTCGACGTCGGCGCGCGTGTGCCCTTTCCGGAGAGCGCCGAGGACGCGGTCGTCGAACGACTCGACGGCGCTCGTCACGAACAGGCACCCGGTGCGGGCGAGATCGGGCAGCCGCCGCGCGTGCGCCAGCAGGTGCTCGACCTTCACCGTGACGTCGTAGGTCACGCCGGGACAGGCGCGGGCCATCGCCTCGACCACCCGGAGCGCGTGCCCTGGCCCGTTCAGGAAGTCGGGATCGCCAAAGGTGACGTGCCGCGCCCCCTCCTGCACCTGCCGCCGCACGTCGTCGACGACGACCTCCACCGGGACGAGGCGGAAGGCGCCGCGGTAGATGGGCACGACCGGACAGTGCCGGCAGAGGTGCCGGCAGCCGCGCGACGCCTCGGTGTAGCCGACCACGCGGCGCTCGCCGCCCGGCAGCGTGAGCGCCGCATAGCGATCGAGGGCAGGAAGTCCCTCGCGATCGGGCGTGCGGAAGGCCAGGCGCGGGACCGTGGCCGGCCCGCCCGGTGGGCGCGGCGGCGGTGGCGGTGCCCCGGCCGCGACCGCGCGCGCCAGGGCGAGAAGGTCCTCCTCGAACTCCGCGCCGAGAATCGTCACGACGCCGCAGGCGCGCAGCAGGTCGGCATTCGGCGGCGCGTAGAGCCCGTATGCGCAGAGATGCGCGGCGACGAGCGCGGCCCTCAGGCGCTCGAGCACCGGCAGGGCGAGCCGTGTGGCCGTGTGCATGGGCAGGTGCACGGCCACGAGGCCCGCGGAGGCCACCTGCTCGAGATCGAGGCGCTGGCGCGACAGGTCGAGCTGGCGCACGTCGAAGCCCGCCTCGCGCAGCCAGGCCGCCGGCGAGGCGAGGCCGAAGGGCTGCCTCCCGAGGTCGTAGGTCGAGAGCAGGGCGACCCGCATCATCTCAGCGCAGCGGCGCAAGCTCCTCGTCGGTCGGCGGCGTCGTCATCAGGCTGACGACGACGAGCGTCGCAATCGAGAGGAAGAGCGCCGGGTACACCGTCTCGAGCCCGAGGAGGTAGACCGGGTCGCCGGCCGCGTTCGCGTTGACGCGCGCGGCGATCTCCCAGCCGAGCGTCGTCAGCATGCCCATGGAGATCGACGCGACGCCGCCGGCGCGCGTCGCGCGCTTCCAGACGAAGGCCGCGAGCAGCGCCGGTGTGATGCCCGCGCCGTACATCGTGTAGGCCCAGAGCGCCATCTGGAGGATCGTCTGGAAGAAGCCGAGCACGATGAAGCCGACGAGGCCGAGACAGACCACGAGCAGACGCGTGTACAGCAGCAGCTGCCGGTCGGTGGCGTGCGGGTTGATGAAGCGATAGTAGACGTCGCGAATGAGGTTCGTCGAGGGCGTGAGCAGGAAGCTGTTGGCCGTCGACACGATGATGGCCGCCGCGCCGCAGAGCAGGGCGATGCCGAAGACGGGCGGCAGCGCCGTGGTCGCCGTCCGGACGACGATCGTCTCGGACGCGGCGCGATCGAGCCCGGGAATGACGACGCTGCCGAACATGCCGATCGACGCAATCAGCGTCTCGAGCAGGATCGTCCCGCCGATCCAGAAGATGACGGCCGTGCGCGCCGCCTTCTCGTTCTTCGCCGAGAAGAACTTCTGGTACATGTTCGCGTCCCCCATCAGCAGGAACATCGTCGGCAGGAAGAGGGCGAAGGCCGTGGTCGGCGTGAGCGTGCCGAAGACGGTGAGTTGCTCGGGCCTGAGCGCCTCGAAGGCTGGCGCGAAGCCGCCGGCGTTGCCGACGAGGAACGCGACGGCCATCGTGACGCCGATGAGCATCATGAGGCCGTTGCCGACGTCGAGGTACGCAATCGAGAGCATGCCGGCAAACGCCGTGTAGCCCACGCAGAAGGCCATCGTGATGAAGGCGCCCGTACGTGGGTCGACGCCCGCGACGAGGTTCAGCAGCCGGCCGCCGCCGCGGAACTGGTAGGCCGCAATCGTCGTGTAGGCGAGCACCGTCGTGATCGTGCCGAGCACGCGCGCGGCCGGCCCGTACCGCAGCTCGAGGATGTCGGGCACCGTGTAGCGCGCGATGCGGCGCACGCGCGGCGCGATGAAGTAGACGAGCGCGATGCCCACCCAGGCGCCGCCCGATTGCCAGAGGGCCGCCAGCCCCTCGCGGTAGCCGAGGCCGGCGCCGCCGAAGAGGCTGCCCGAGCCGATCCACGTCGAGAGCAGCGTGAAGACCAGCACGCGCGCCGGCAGCGTCCGCCCGGCGACGAGGAAGTCGTCGCCCGTGTGCACCTTGCGGCTGCGCGTGTAGCCAACGACCGCCAGAATCGCGAGGTAGACGATGACCGCCGTCAGATACATGGCGTGAAGGCTACACCAGGCCGGGGCCGGGGCGCCACGGGTTTGGCGGGTCTCTCAGCAGGCGCGGCCATGTCTGCGGCAGCTCCCCGTGCGCTCAGGCGCGAGCCGCGGCAAGCCGGGCGTCCCGGACTGGCACGGGCCGCCGATCGGGGCAGCCCGGCGCCTCCTGGAACCCGCGCGCCCATCCCCGCGTTCTATCACCACGTGGGGCAGTTCCCCCCCACGCAGGACAGCCCCCGATGTCTCGACTCTGGCCCGACATTCGCCTCGCCGCGCGGCTCCTGGCCAGGAGCCCGGGATTCACCGCGGTCGCCGTGATCTCGCTGGCGCTGGGCATCGGCGCCAACACGGCGATTTTCAGCCTGATCAACGGCCTGCTGCTCGTTCCCACGCCAGGGCGCGATCAGGCCCGTCTGGTAACCGTCTACACGAGCGACTCGAGCGGCCCGCTCTACGGAGCCTCGTCGTACCCGGACTACGTCGATTTCCGCGATCGCAGCCAGGCCTTCGAGGATCTCGCCGCGCACACGCTGCAGCCCTTGCTCGTGACCGTCCGAGGCGAGAGCCGGCGCGTGACGGGCGCGCTCGTCACCGGCAACACGTTTGGCCTGCTCGGGCTGCAGGCCGCCCACGGCCGGCTGCTGCTGGCGGTCGAACAGGAACCCGGCCGCCATCCGGTCGTCGTGCTGAGCCACGCCTACTGGACGTCCCACTTCGGCGCCGATCCCGCGGTCGTCGGCCAGGACGTCTTCCTCAACGGCCTCCCCTATGCCATTGTCGGCGTCGCCCCGAAGGGGCTCACCGGCCTGCTCCGCGGCGTGTCGGTCGACGTCTTCGTGCCGCTGGCCATGCAGCAGGCGCTCGGGGGCGAGTCGCTGGAGGAGCGCGGCCATCGCGGGTTGATGCTGATCGGACGGCTCCGCGACGACGTGTCGATCGACGCCGCGCGTGAGAGGCTCGCGGTCGTGGCCCGGCAGCAGTTCACGGACCATCCCGGGGTCTGGTCGAACGTCCGGGGCGAGGGCCGCACCGTCAGCGTCCTCGCGGAACGCGAGTCACGGCTGCTGCCGCAGATCAGCACGCCGGTGACGGCGTTTCTCGCCGTCCTGATGTGCGTCGTCGTGCTCGTGCTCGCGCTCGCGTGCTCGAACGTGGCCGGCCTGCTGCTCGCGCGGGCCAGCGCACGGCGTCGCGAGCTGGCGGTCCGGCTGGCCGTCGGCGCCCGGAGGAGCCAGATCGTCGGCCAGCTCCTCGCCGAGAGCGTGCTGCTCGCGCTCTTCGGCGGCGGGCTCGGGATCGGGCTCGCCGTCGTCGCGATGCGTCTCGTCGAGCGGGTGCGCCTCCCGCTGCCCGTCACGCCGGCTCTCGGGCTCTCCCTCGACCATCGTGTTCTGGTCTTCGCGCTCGCGCTCTCGACGGCCACCGGCGTGGTCTTTGGACTGCTGCCGGCATGGCGCGCCTCACGGACGGATCCGATCGCCTCGATCAAGACAGGAGGCGACGCGCCTCGCCGGACGCGACGGCTCACCCTGCGCGACGGGCTCGTCATCGGACAGATCGCCGTGTCGTTGCTCCTCCTGGTCGGCGCGGGCCTGCTCCTCCGCAGCCTGGCCCACGCCGGGTCGATCGATCCCGGCTTCACGGCTCGCGGCGTGCTGGCGTTCTCGGTCGATCTGAGCAGCCGCGGCTACGACGAGGCGAGGGGCCGAGTTTTCTACCATCACCTGCTCGAACGCCTCGCGGCGCTGCCGGGGGCGGACGCCGTCAGCCTGGCCAGCCGCGTGCCGCTCGCCCTCGGCGGGGGGCGCCGGGGGATTGGGGTCGACGGCTACACCCCGGCGCCAGGAGAAGACATGGAGGTGCACTACTCGGTCGTCGGTCCGGGCTATTTCGAGACCATGCGCACTGCGCTTGCGGAGGGCCGGGCCTTCGATCGCGCCGATGCGGGTGGTCCCGGCGTGGTGGTGGTCAACGAGGCGTTCGTCCGGCGCTTCTGGCCCGGCCAGACCGCGCTCGGCCGGCGTGTGATCGTGCCGCACCGCCTGGCCGGGCAGATCGTCGAGGGCTCGATGGTCGTCGTCGGCGTCGCCCGCGACGGCAAGTACACCTCGCTCGGCGAGGATCCGACCCCGTTCATCTTCCTGCCCGCCAGTCACCTCTTCGAACCCGAGATGACCGCCCTCGTCCGGACCGGCGGCAGCCCCACCGCGCTCGTTCCCGGGGTCCGTCAGGCCGTGGCGGCTCTCGATCCCGGTCTGCCCGTCTACGACGTCAGGACGCTCGAGCAGCACGTGGGCCTCTCGCTGTTCCCCGTGCGGGCCGTGGCGTGGCTGCTCGGGGCGATGGGCGGTCTCGCCCTGCTGCTGGCGGGCATCGGCCTCTACGGCGCGCTGGCCCATGCGGTCGCCCGCCGCACGCGGGAGATCGGGGTGAGGATGGCCCTCGGCGCCGCGCCGCGCGACGTGATGGCGAGTGTCGTCGGCCGGGCGCTGCGCCTCAGCGCCATCGGCACGGGTCTCGGCCTCGCCGCCGCGTTCGGCGCAACGCGGTTCCTCGCCTTCCTGCTCTACGGCGTGAGCCCGCTCGACCCGGCGACGTTCGCCGGCATGGTGATGCTGCTCGCGGCCGTGGGGGTGGCGGCTGCGGCCGTGCCGGCGCACCGGGCCGCACGCGTCGATCCGGTCGAGGCCTTGCGCGCCGAGTGAGCGAGAGCGACGCGCTTCAGGTCGGCTGGCGTACGCCTCGTCCGGGCGGCTCATTGCCGCAGGATCTTCTCCATCGATCGTCCCTTGGCGAGCTCGTCGATCAGCTTGTCCAGGTAGCGAATCTTCTGCATCAGCGGATCGTCGACGTCCTCGACGCGCACGCCGCACACGACGCCTGTGATCAACGAGCGATTCGGATGCAGGGCTGGAGCCTCGGCGAAGAACGTTCTGAAATCGCTCCCCTTCCGTAGCTGCTGCTCCAGCGCCTGGCTGCTGTATCCAGTCAACCAGCAGATGATTCGATCCACTTCGTCCTTCGTGCGGCCTTTGCGCTCGGCCTTCTGGACGTAGTGCGGATACACGCTCGAGAACTTCGTCGAGAAGATGCGGTGCTCGGGCATCGAGACTCCTCGGTTTCATGTGGCGGGAGACGGTCCTGCGGGCCGGCTTCATCGAGCGGCGTCGTATGCCCGCCTCATCCAGGACACCAGCTCCGCGTCGACGTCTCGCACATCGGTGAGCTTGATCTTGTAGTCACACATCTGCCCGGCCGGCATCGCCTGGAGGCGTCCGGTGGCCTCCATGCCCTTCACGTTCAGCCCGACCTCGACGCGGGTGTTGGTGGCCGGTCCAATCATGGCGAACTGCTTCTTCCGGCGGTAGCTGACGTAGGCCTTCTTCGGGGCCTCCTCGAAATCGCCGAACTGCCGAAGTTCGGCGAGCAGCCTGTCGTGAATCGGCCGCAGACCCGCCTTGGCGCCAGAGTACAACCCGGCGAGCACCTCCTCGGTCGACAACGCGTCGGGCGCCCCGGAGGCGCCCTCTGACAATCGTCGCACGGTGTGCACGAGGGCATTGGCATCCCCGTGCCCCATGCCCAGCGTCGTCTTCAGCATGGCGACCAACTCTCCGTGCTTGGTCAGGCCACTGTTCCTGACGATCTCCGAGAGCTCGGCCAGCGACTTCCCTGTCCGCTTCTCGATGTTGGCCAATTGGGTGGCCAGGGCCTTGTCCAGATCTGCCATCAGCGCCCTCCTCTTGTTGTGACTTCGTCGAGCGGCCCTGGCCGTTCACCCGGGTGACCTTCTCGGGGTGGCACCCCCGGACGGCGACCTCCTCGGCTCGTACCGCATCGCCACCGCCCCCGAGCCGAGCTCCAGCCGGCCCACGAGCTTCAAGTCGACAGGCGTCGAGAGCCCCGCGAACAAGGTCGGTCCATGGCCGGCCAGCCTGGGATGCACCACGAACTCGTACTCATCGATCAATCCCAGCGCCGCCAACGCCAGCGGGAGCTTCACGCCTCCCACCAACAGTCCCTTCCCCGACTCCCGCTTGAGCTGCTGGACGGCTTCGCCCAGGTCTCCGCGCACGAGTTCCGCGTTCCAGTCGACACGCGCCAGGGTGCTCGACACGACGTACTTCTTCGCCGCGTCGATGGTGCGGGCGAAGGGCTCCATCCAATCCGGCCTCGCTCCCGTCCGCGCCGGTGGCCTGAAGGCTGCCTCCATCATGTCGTAAGTCACCCGTCCAAACAGGAGCGCATCGGCCTGATCGAGGTTCTCGACGGCATGACGATGCAGTTCTTCGTCCGCGGGAATGGCCCGATGATCGCAGCACCCGTCCAGGGTGACGTTGATGGAATACCGAAGGGGTCGCATCATCGACTCCTGCGTCGAAGCAGGCTCGCGTTCAGCTTCAGGCGCGGCCGCCTTGAAGCAGCAAAGGCCTGATTCCACTTGTGCCCGTGTCAGGCGAAGGATGCCATCCTGCGTGCAACAGGTGCAAGCGCTATCCCGGACCGTTGCCTGGGGCGCCAGCTCGGCTCCGCAGCCTCACGAGCGCAACGATCGCCAGAAGGCTTCCGACAACTTCTGCCGCCAGAAGCATGAGCAGCGTCGAGGATGCCGACGCCTCAATCAGCATGCCGAGCAGCCGAGCTATCGCTATCCCACCGAGCGATGCGGCCTGGGCGTACAGCGCAGCCTCGTACCATCCGGGCCGCGCTGCGGCCACGGCGAAGAAGCCGGCACAGCCGAGCTCGAGTCCTCCGTAGAACGCGCGGATCTCGATTCGAGCAGCCGGGCTCGTGAGTTCCACATCGACCAGCGCGAGCGCCTGCGGCCACAGGAACAGCCACGTGCCGAAGCCGCCGAAGACGAGCGCCGTGAGGATGAGGGAGAGCCGCGCCAGCTGCATGAACGCTCCGGGTCGTGTCGAAAATGATTGAGCGCGCGCCGCCGCGAGGGACAGTCAGAGTTTCCACTCACAACGCCCGGCGAGCGCGGTCGGCGACCAACGCGTCGACCAGCACGGCCACGCGATCGAGGAAGGCCGACACGTCGGCGGCTGCCACCTTCTCCATTTCGGTGTAGAGCAGATGCTCCGCGTCGATCTCGATCCGCCACTGGCGCGCGGCCGCGACGAGGCGCGCCGTCTCGGGGCCGATGACCCTCGCCGCCGCCTCGGGCGCATCGGTCATGATCGTGGCGGACCCACCCCACGCCGCGGGCAGCGCGATCGTCTCCCACGTCGAGAACAGGGCCGAGAGCGTCCGGTCGGCGGCCCCCTGCCCGTGCGGCACGGTGCGCGCCCGCACCTCGGGCCAGCCGCCCGGCAGCGGCAGCAGGGCGTACGTCCAGTGGTCAGGCGACTTGCGGTAGGGACGCATGTCGAAGACCGCCACCTCGCGATTGTGCCACTGGCCCTCGAGGACATTGTGGAGCAGCACCCCACGGCTCACCGTCGGCAGCCGCGTGAACGGCTCGCGCAGGTCGCTGGCCAGCGTGCGCGTGTACGACAGCCCCCGCGCCGCCGCGGCCGCGCGCGCCTCGTCGCCCTGCCGACGCCAGCGCCAGTAGACGACGCCGACGCCGGCGAGGATGACGACCACGGCGCCCCATGCCATCAATTCGCCGGCGGGATCGGCCGGCTGCGACGGTCGCGGCGCCCCGGGCTGCGAGAAGCTGGCCCACGCGGTCAGCACGAGCACTGTCAGCAGCAGGGCGTAGAGGACGATGCGCATCGGTCACCTGCCGGAGCTACGTTCCCTGTACCCGACGGCTGGGCCACCTA
It includes:
- a CDS encoding radical SAM protein, translating into MRVALLSTYDLGRQPFGLASPAAWLREAGFDVRQLDLSRQRLDLEQVASAGLVAVHLPMHTATRLALPVLERLRAALVAAHLCAYGLYAPPNADLLRACGVVTILGAEFEEDLLALARAVAAGAPPPPPRPPGGPATVPRLAFRTPDREGLPALDRYAALTLPGGERRVVGYTEASRGCRHLCRHCPVVPIYRGAFRLVPVEVVVDDVRRQVQEGARHVTFGDPDFLNGPGHALRVVEAMARACPGVTYDVTVKVEHLLAHARRLPDLARTGCLFVTSAVESFDDRVLGALRKGHTRADVECAVKVCRDAGLALQPTFVAFTPWTTVEGYLDLLGEIRRLDLVAHVPSIQLAIRLLVPSGSLLLEDEEVSARLGPFDEAALVYPWRHPDPRVDALQAEVERFVAARARLARTEVFDGVWRLAHQHAGRVGLDEAAVRQRVEVPYLDEPWYC
- a CDS encoding sodium:solute symporter family protein; amino-acid sequence: MYLTAVIVYLAILAVVGYTRSRKVHTGDDFLVAGRTLPARVLVFTLLSTWIGSGSLFGGAGLGYREGLAALWQSGGAWVGIALVYFIAPRVRRIARYTVPDILELRYGPAARVLGTITTVLAYTTIAAYQFRGGGRLLNLVAGVDPRTGAFITMAFCVGYTAFAGMLSIAYLDVGNGLMMLIGVTMAVAFLVGNAGGFAPAFEALRPEQLTVFGTLTPTTAFALFLPTMFLLMGDANMYQKFFSAKNEKAARTAVIFWIGGTILLETLIASIGMFGSVVIPGLDRAASETIVVRTATTALPPVFGIALLCGAAAIIVSTANSFLLTPSTNLIRDVYYRFINPHATDRQLLLYTRLLVVCLGLVGFIVLGFFQTILQMALWAYTMYGAGITPALLAAFVWKRATRAGGVASISMGMLTTLGWEIAARVNANAAGDPVYLLGLETVYPALFLSIATLVVVSLMTTPPTDEELAPLR
- a CDS encoding ABC transporter permease; translation: MSRLWPDIRLAARLLARSPGFTAVAVISLALGIGANTAIFSLINGLLLVPTPGRDQARLVTVYTSDSSGPLYGASSYPDYVDFRDRSQAFEDLAAHTLQPLLVTVRGESRRVTGALVTGNTFGLLGLQAAHGRLLLAVEQEPGRHPVVVLSHAYWTSHFGADPAVVGQDVFLNGLPYAIVGVAPKGLTGLLRGVSVDVFVPLAMQQALGGESLEERGHRGLMLIGRLRDDVSIDAARERLAVVARQQFTDHPGVWSNVRGEGRTVSVLAERESRLLPQISTPVTAFLAVLMCVVVLVLALACSNVAGLLLARASARRRELAVRLAVGARRSQIVGQLLAESVLLALFGGGLGIGLAVVAMRLVERVRLPLPVTPALGLSLDHRVLVFALALSTATGVVFGLLPAWRASRTDPIASIKTGGDAPRRTRRLTLRDGLVIGQIAVSLLLLVGAGLLLRSLAHAGSIDPGFTARGVLAFSVDLSSRGYDEARGRVFYHHLLERLAALPGADAVSLASRVPLALGGGRRGIGVDGYTPAPGEDMEVHYSVVGPGYFETMRTALAEGRAFDRADAGGPGVVVVNEAFVRRFWPGQTALGRRVIVPHRLAGQIVEGSMVVVGVARDGKYTSLGEDPTPFIFLPASHLFEPEMTALVRTGGSPTALVPGVRQAVAALDPGLPVYDVRTLEQHVGLSLFPVRAVAWLLGAMGGLALLLAGIGLYGALAHAVARRTREIGVRMALGAAPRDVMASVVGRALRLSAIGTGLGLAAAFGATRFLAFLLYGVSPLDPATFAGMVMLLAAVGVAAAAVPAHRAARVDPVEALRAE
- a CDS encoding DUF2200 family protein; the protein is MPEHRIFSTKFSSVYPHYVQKAERKGRTKDEVDRIICWLTGYSSQALEQQLRKGSDFRTFFAEAPALHPNRSLITGVVCGVRVEDVDDPLMQKIRYLDKLIDELAKGRSMEKILRQ
- a CDS encoding DUF4287 domain-containing protein, with protein sequence MADLDKALATQLANIEKRTGKSLAELSEIVRNSGLTKHGELVAMLKTTLGMGHGDANALVHTVRRLSEGASGAPDALSTEEVLAGLYSGAKAGLRPIHDRLLAELRQFGDFEEAPKKAYVSYRRKKQFAMIGPATNTRVEVGLNVKGMEATGRLQAMPAGQMCDYKIKLTDVRDVDAELVSWMRRAYDAAR
- a CDS encoding dihydrofolate reductase family protein, yielding MRPLRYSINVTLDGCCDHRAIPADEELHRHAVENLDQADALLFGRVTYDMMEAAFRPPARTGARPDWMEPFARTIDAAKKYVVSSTLARVDWNAELVRGDLGEAVQQLKRESGKGLLVGGVKLPLALAALGLIDEYEFVVHPRLAGHGPTLFAGLSTPVDLKLVGRLELGSGAVAMRYEPRRSPSGGATPRRSPG
- a CDS encoding DUF4345 family protein, with protein sequence MQLARLSLILTALVFGGFGTWLFLWPQALALVDVELTSPAARIEIRAFYGGLELGCAGFFAVAAARPGWYEAALYAQAASLGGIAIARLLGMLIEASASSTLLMLLAAEVVGSLLAIVALVRLRSRAGAPGNGPG